A window of the Streptomyces sp. NBC_00454 genome harbors these coding sequences:
- a CDS encoding acyl-CoA dehydrogenase family protein translates to MRSTGSTGSAGFALGADQEEWCARLRDLAAGSLRPLAEKGEPGRVNRPLLAALGEAGLLERLFTSGALELCLLRESLAYGCTEAETALALQGLGAHPVLRSGTAAQRERWLPGVRAGRTVAAFALSEPGAGSDAAALELEAVREVRDGAAGWRLHGLKRWISNAPEADFYTVFARTGEGPGAKGISAFLVPADRPGLSGEALDMLSPHPIGALSFEGVPVGPDDLLGEPGRGFRVAMDTLNLFRPSVGAFAVGMAKAALDATVAHTAARTAFGGVLGDLQAVAHRVAEMATRTEAARLLVYAAAGAYDSGSPEVPRRAAMAKLLATETAQYVVDHAVQLHGAVALQRGHLLEHLYREVRAPRIYEGASEVQRTIIAKELYRDHSRDRSGDRSRAAKEAGA, encoded by the coding sequence TTGAGGTCCACCGGGTCCACCGGATCGGCCGGCTTCGCGCTCGGGGCGGACCAGGAGGAGTGGTGCGCGCGGCTGCGCGACCTGGCGGCCGGGTCGCTCCGGCCGCTGGCCGAGAAGGGGGAGCCGGGCCGGGTCAACCGGCCGCTGCTGGCCGCGCTGGGCGAGGCGGGACTGCTGGAGCGGCTCTTCACCTCCGGCGCCCTGGAACTGTGCCTGCTGCGCGAATCCCTCGCCTACGGCTGCACGGAGGCCGAGACGGCGCTCGCCCTCCAGGGGCTGGGCGCCCACCCGGTGCTGCGCTCGGGCACCGCGGCGCAGCGGGAGCGCTGGCTGCCGGGGGTGCGGGCCGGCCGGACGGTGGCGGCCTTCGCGCTGAGCGAGCCCGGGGCCGGCTCGGACGCGGCGGCGCTGGAGCTCGAAGCCGTACGGGAGGTACGGGACGGGGCGGCGGGCTGGCGGCTGCACGGGCTCAAGCGCTGGATCTCCAACGCACCCGAGGCTGATTTCTACACGGTCTTCGCCCGGACCGGCGAGGGCCCCGGGGCCAAGGGGATCAGCGCCTTCCTGGTCCCGGCCGACCGGCCGGGGCTCTCGGGCGAAGCCCTCGACATGCTCTCCCCGCACCCGATCGGCGCGCTGTCCTTCGAGGGGGTCCCGGTCGGCCCGGACGACCTGCTGGGGGAGCCCGGCCGCGGCTTCAGGGTGGCCATGGACACCCTGAACCTCTTCCGCCCCAGCGTGGGCGCCTTCGCCGTCGGGATGGCGAAGGCCGCCCTGGACGCGACGGTGGCGCACACGGCGGCCCGTACCGCCTTCGGGGGCGTCCTGGGGGACCTGCAGGCCGTGGCGCACCGGGTGGCCGAGATGGCCACCCGCACCGAGGCTGCGAGGCTCCTGGTCTACGCGGCCGCGGGCGCCTACGACAGCGGCTCGCCCGAGGTGCCCAGGCGGGCGGCGATGGCGAAGCTGCTGGCCACGGAGACTGCCCAGTACGTGGTCGACCACGCGGTGCAGCTGCACGGAGCCGTGGCCCTCCAGCGCGGGCACCTGCTGGAACACCTCTACCGGGAGGTACGGGCGCCGCGGATCTACGAGGGGGCGAGCGAGGTGCAGCGCACGATCATCGCGAAGGAGCTCTACCGGGACCATTCCCGGGACCGCTCCGGGGACCGCTCCCGGGCGGCGAAGGAGGCGGGGGCATGA
- a CDS encoding aminopeptidase P family protein, translating into MTDTPSRPTAGLNIGSHDLPVSPELSRFMASDWAASPLPAADRTPGHAVTPARRDRLSARFPGERLIIPAGELKVRTNDCDHRFRPHSAYAWLTGLTGEDQAGHVLVLEPAGPHAHEAVLYLRPRSPRVDGNEEFYRDRRYGEFWVGRRPDLAEAERLSGIRCAHLDTLGSPAGRNAATDSALAAALSELRLVKDEWEVAQLQLAVDHTTAGFEDVVRDLPRALAHPRGERWIEGVFNRRARAEGNGTGYETIAASGAHACVLHWIRNDGRLNGNELLLLDAGVETDTLYTADITRTLPLSGRFSPVQRQVYELVLAAQDAGMAALRPGASFRDFHRAGMRVIAEGLAEWGVLKHAEGDLHRRYTLCSSGHMLGLDVHDCAKARADTYLDGVLEEGQVLTVEPGLYLQPDDETLPPELRGIGVRIEDDLVITAEGARLMSGALPRTVAGIEEWMGNLLEG; encoded by the coding sequence GTGACCGACACCCCCTCCCGCCCCACCGCCGGGCTCAACATCGGCAGCCACGACCTGCCGGTATCACCGGAGTTGTCCCGGTTCATGGCCTCGGACTGGGCGGCCTCACCGCTTCCCGCCGCCGACCGGACCCCCGGCCACGCCGTCACCCCGGCCCGCCGCGACCGGCTCTCCGCCCGGTTCCCCGGCGAGCGGCTGATCATCCCGGCCGGTGAACTGAAGGTCCGCACCAACGACTGCGACCACCGCTTCCGCCCGCACAGCGCGTACGCCTGGCTGACCGGGCTCACCGGCGAGGACCAGGCCGGCCACGTCCTGGTCCTGGAGCCCGCCGGCCCGCACGCGCACGAGGCCGTCCTCTACCTGCGCCCCCGCTCCCCGCGCGTGGACGGCAACGAGGAGTTCTACCGCGACCGCCGCTACGGCGAGTTCTGGGTCGGCCGCCGCCCCGACCTCGCCGAGGCCGAGCGGCTCTCCGGGATCCGCTGCGCCCACCTGGACACCCTCGGCAGCCCGGCGGGCCGCAACGCGGCCACCGACTCCGCACTCGCCGCCGCGCTCTCCGAACTGCGCCTGGTCAAGGACGAGTGGGAGGTGGCCCAGCTCCAGCTGGCCGTCGACCACACCACCGCCGGTTTCGAGGACGTCGTACGGGACCTCCCGCGCGCGCTGGCCCACCCGCGCGGGGAGCGCTGGATCGAGGGGGTCTTCAACCGCCGCGCCCGCGCCGAGGGCAACGGCACCGGCTACGAGACGATCGCCGCGTCGGGCGCGCACGCGTGCGTCCTGCACTGGATCCGCAACGACGGCCGGCTGAACGGGAACGAACTCCTGCTGCTGGACGCGGGCGTGGAGACCGACACCCTCTACACGGCGGACATCACCCGCACCCTCCCCCTGTCGGGACGGTTCTCCCCCGTCCAGCGACAGGTGTACGAGCTGGTCCTGGCCGCCCAGGACGCGGGCATGGCGGCGCTGCGGCCGGGCGCGAGCTTCCGCGACTTCCACCGGGCCGGAATGCGGGTGATCGCCGAGGGGCTCGCGGAGTGGGGCGTGCTCAAGCACGCCGAGGGCGATCTGCACCGTCGGTACACCCTGTGCAGCAGCGGGCACATGCTGGGGCTGGACGTGCACGACTGCGCGAAGGCGCGGGCCGACACCTACCTGGACGGGGTCCTGGAGGAGGGCCAGGTCCTCACCGTCGAGCCGGGGCTCTACCTCCAGCCCGACGACGAGACCCTCCCGCCGGAGCTGCGCGGCATCGGCGTCCGCATCGAGGACGACCTGGTGATCACGGCCGAGGGCGCCCGCCTGATGTCGGGCGCCCTGCCCCGCACGGTGGCGGGGATCGAGGAGTGGATGGGGAACCTGCTGGAGGGCTAG
- a CDS encoding RidA family protein, whose product MSPERINPRELSPATGFSHAVVATGSRLVFLAGQTALDGAGKVVGESLPEQFERALTNLLAALAAAGGAPADLARVTVYAVDVADYRASAAELGRIWRRLAGREYPAMAVVGVVRLWDEAALVEMDGLAVLP is encoded by the coding sequence ATGAGTCCGGAGCGGATCAACCCGCGGGAGCTGTCCCCGGCGACGGGGTTCTCGCACGCGGTGGTGGCCACCGGGAGCCGACTGGTGTTCCTGGCCGGACAGACGGCGCTGGACGGCGCGGGCAAGGTGGTGGGGGAGAGCCTGCCGGAGCAGTTCGAGCGGGCGCTGACGAACCTGCTCGCGGCGCTCGCGGCGGCGGGCGGCGCGCCGGCCGATCTGGCGCGGGTCACCGTCTACGCGGTCGACGTGGCCGACTACCGGGCCTCGGCGGCCGAACTCGGGCGGATCTGGCGCCGGTTGGCGGGGCGCGAGTACCCGGCGATGGCGGTCGTGGGCGTGGTCAGGCTGTGGGACGAGGCCGCGCTGGTCGAGATGGACGGGCTCGCGGTCCTGCCCTAG